Part of the Woronichinia naegeliana WA131 genome, TAACGATTTTAAAAATCACGATCGCACAGGGCCAACAACTTCCCGTTCATAAACATCCCTATATCAATGCAGGCGTTTTGGTTCGGGGTCAGCTAACGGTGGTAACGGATAAAGGTGAAACCCGTCATCTCAAGGCAGGTCAAGCACTGGCTGAATTAGTCGATAAGTGGCATTACGGCAAAAATGACGGAACAGAACCCGCCGAAATTATCGTTTTCTATGCTGGAATTAAAGGCCAACCAATAACAATTATCAAAGATTATACTAATCATCAAACTGAGTCATCTACCCCACTACAAACCAAACAATCCCCATGAATCAGAGGACAATTTTCAAACTCGTTATTGCTGTCTTATTGTCAAGGTCAGCGATCGCAGTATTAAGTTTTGATTTAGAGCGATCGCGATTATAACAAAACTTATAACTCACTATCAAACTTATCCTCTCGTTCTGCGACCTTATTACCATCACCAATTGAAACCCCTAGTAATTTTTGGTAATCACCTACGATTTAGAGTTTTGTAAAGAATTGTGAATGCTTGTTCCCGAAT contains:
- a CDS encoding cupin domain-containing protein, with protein sequence MLPSNRRLSLALTLLFTLTLPSVSLAQDKGAKVEVLEKTTVSWDGDSLPVYPQGQPEITILKITIAQGQQLPVHKHPYINAGVLVRGQLTVVTDKGETRHLKAGQALAELVDKWHYGKNDGTEPAEIIVFYAGIKGQPITIIKDYTNHQTESSTPLQTKQSP